From the genome of Penaeus monodon isolate SGIC_2016 chromosome 11, NSTDA_Pmon_1, whole genome shotgun sequence:
atgaggagaaggaggaggaggataatgaagaggaggaggaggaggatgaggaggaggaggaggaggaggatgaggaggaggaggaggaggataatgaggaggaggaggataatgaagaggaggaggaggaggaggaggaggaggaggaggaggaggaggaggataatgaagaggaggaggaggaggaggaggataatgaggaggaggaggaggaggaggaggaggaggaggaggaggaggataatgaggagaaggaggaggaggataatgaggagaaggaggaggaggataatgaggagggggaggaggaggaggataatgaggagaaggaggaggaggataatgaggaggaggaggaggaggataatgaagaggaggaggaggaggaggagggataatgaagaggaggagaaggaggaggaggataatgaggaggaggaggaggaggataatgaggagaaggaggaggaggaatgagaggaggaggaggaggaggaggaggaggaggaggaggaggaggaagaggaggaggaggaggaggagatgaggaggaggagaaggaggaggaggataatgaggagagggaggaggaggataatgaagaggaggaggaggataaggaggaggaggaggaggaggatgatgaagaggaggaggaggaggagaaggaggaggagaaggaggaagaggaggaggaggaggaggagaagaaggaggaggagaaggaggagatggaggaggaggagaaggaggaggaggaggaggagaggaaggaggaggaggagaaggaggaagaggaggaggaggaggaggagaaggaggagaaggagaaggaggaggaggagaaggaggaggagaaggaggaagaggaggagaaggaggaggaggataatgacgaAAGAATAGGCGAACAGGAAAATGAGGAGAGCGACGAAGAGGCAAAAAAAGAcaaagcggaagaggaagagagggaaggataaggaagaggaggaaagaaagggaaagaggaagaagagaggagaaaggaagaagagagagaagaaaaagatacggaggaggagaaagtaaaggcggaggataaagaagggaagtgATAAAGGAGCGgaagaagacagaaagggagaataagaaggagagaaggagaaggaaaataaagaaggaaagaagaggaatagagaaaagaagaggaggaagaagaggaggaaaagtagaatGATAAacggtaggagagaaagagacgaagtaataacgatagcaagtggataaaagaagagagacagagggaggaggagaaagaggaggagggagagaaagaaaaagaacaggaagaagagaaaacgagagagaagattatttattgatttttttttgtattattgttatcattattattattattatcatcactattagtattagaattagtattatcattattagtattgattccagtattagtatcatcgtcatcaatattattgctattatcattattattatttgcattagtgttagtattagtaataatgataataacaatgataaaattagtaataataaatgttaatgatattaataatatgaaaaataataaaaaataatgaagataatgatgataacgataacaataataatgaaaataacaacaacaacaataatgataatagtaacaataataaatgataaatttataagcaaaaaaaaaaataaataaaagaattataagATATGCCCAATAAAAAAGTCTATCGACTAAGTCTTTTGTGTCTATCAGTCAACAAACTCAACAACTTGGATATCCAGAttatgcaaacttttttttttgtaccgttTTTGCGAAATTCCTTACTATCTAACTCTTACTAGAACCCAATCTTGCAGTTATATACGATGTTGCAATTACGCTGTGGGTGAGGATATATATTCATTGAGTCTCCATCTCTTCTGCAGCGAGTTCTTAAGTTTAAGAATGGGGAAAGAATTGAGCCATTGATGGTCAGAATGGGGAAAGAATTGAGCCATTAATGGTAAGAATGGGAAAGAATTGAGCCATTAATGGTAAGAATGGGGAAAGAATTGAGCCATTAATGGTAAGAATGAGGAAAGAATTGAGCCATTAATGGTAAGAATGGGGAAAGAATTGAGCCATTAATGGTAAGAATGAGGAAAGAATTGAGCCATTAATGGTAAGAATGGGGAAAGA
Proteins encoded in this window:
- the LOC119578395 gene encoding uncharacterized protein DDB_G0271670-like; amino-acid sequence: SSSSSSFSSSFSSSSSSSSSSSSSSSSSSSSSSSSSSSSSSLSSSSSSSSSLSSSSSSSSSSSSSSSSSLSSSSSLSSSSSSSSSSSSSSSSSSSSSSLSSSSFSSLSSSSSSSLSSSSFSSLSSSSSSSLSSSSFSSLSSSSSSSSSLSSSSFSSLSSSSSSSLSSSSSSSLSSSSSSSLSSLSSSLLSSSSS